The Solanum pennellii chromosome 7, SPENNV200 DNA segment GTCTAGTCCTACTAATATATTAGGGGGGGAAAATATTGCTTGGACTTGGCTCACCTACCTTCAGTAACATATCTCTCAGGCTTTGATAGGTTTACACATggctaattatttatttaatggtTAAGATAAAAATTCATTTGGTTAATCAAGGAAAATTTAACTATGGTTAATGGTTACTAGAGGTGAGGTGGATCCAATTTGTTGTTTTATAAAGAGCTTCTTTTTCATTGAGAAAAAATACAGAGACACAAGTCATGGAGAAGATGAGAATTGTAATGTTGCCATACTTAGCTTATGGCCACATCACACCTTTTCTTGAACTAGCCAAGAAACTCTCAAACAGAGGTTTCTCCATTCACATATGTTCTTCTCCCATCAATCTTAGCTTCATCAAGGCAAAAATCCCAGAAAAGTACTCTTCCTCAATTCATTTAGTTGAAATTCACTTACCAAATTTACCAGAACTTCCTCCTCATCACCACACTACCAATGGCCTTCCAAATCATCTTAAACAAACTCTTTTTAAAACACTTAAGATGACCAAACCACAGCTTCACCAAATCTTGAGTGATTTAAAAcctgatttttttatttatgatatcaTGTTACTATGGTCAGCTGTAGTTGCATCTTCACTCAACATCCCATCATTAAGATTCTACACTGTAAACGCAGccatttttagttattttttccatttttatttcaatCCAGGAGAGGAATTCCCTTTCCCAGCTCTCTATATGAGGGATTATGAGCTAGCGAAGATGACACATGAAGTTGCTGATGATGCGGAGGTTGAAGTTGACAGAGACAAAGTTACTGAATCAGATAAATTTGTGCTTGTTCATAGCACTAAATCAATAGATGGGAAGTACATGGATTATCTTTGCGGAACAGGGCAAGCAAAAGTTGTACCAATTGGAACAGAATCTCCTGAAGATGGTGTTGGTGATGTTGACAAGATTGATATCGAACTTGTCAAATGGCTTGAGAAGAAAACAGAGCATTCAACTGTTTACGTTTCATTTGGGAGTGAGTATTTCTTAAGCAAAGAAGAAATGGAAGAGGTAGCTTATGGATTAGAGGTTAGCGGTGTAGATTTCATATGGGTTGTTAGGTATCAAAAAGGGGAACAAGTAGAACTTCCACAAGGTTTTAAAGAAAGAATTGGAGATAGAGGAAGGATCATTGAAGGATGGGCTCCGCAACAAAGAATTCTAAAGCATTCAAGTATTGGTGGATTTGTAACGCATTGTGGTTGGAATTCGACATTAGAGAGCATAGAATTTGGTGTTCCAATCATAGCTATGCCTATGCTTTATGATCAGCCTTTGAATGCTAGATTGATGGTCGAAAATGGAGTAGCTGTTGAGGTCCCAAGAGATGAAAAAGGGAATCTTGATAGAGTTAACATAGCTGAGAAAATTAAACATGTGATTCGTGACGAAACAGGGGAGAAtttgaggaagaagatgaataATCTTGGTGAGAATGTGAGATCTCAAAGAgaagaggagatggatggagtTGTTAAGGTTATACAACTCTTGATTGATGAGAAGAAGGGGACCTTATCATCGGAGAaatcataacaataacatattcagtataatcgagagtaataaattttttcactattttccaattttattttagttgtttTGTACTACTTCAATAAAGGTACAAatggattttatttttgatgttttgtaCTACATCAATAAAAGCCACTTTTCATTTGCTTCCCTTTTCCACAAGCAGAGGCTGAATATCATCTAGGAAAGATACTTTGGTGTTGTTTGGTTTGAAAAAACAAGTTCCCATAGATTTGTACATTTGTATTATCTTTTCGAATTTGAATAAAAAGTAAAAGGGCAAATTAAACTTTTAGATTGTTTATAAAGTTGAGGTATTAGATAAAGATTAAACCACGAGttaatagaaatttttttattattgcaCAAAGTTCGAACAAGTTTATAAAATACTTTCTTCGTTTCACAAAGAATAGTTTAGTTTGACTTGGtacagagtttaagaaaataaataaattttttgatcATGTCgtcttaaattaaaattatgtcatatatataaaattgtcttttattcttgtggccttaaacatgccacaTGAGAagttgttaccaaaaaaaagaatGGAAAATGCACAAATATCCCCTAAACTATGACCAAAATGTTAGTTTTATGGCTCACATGTGTTAGTTTTTATGGCTCACGTCAATATTGTTttggtttaatatttaattactaactAAATTCTAATTCTAATTGGATAAATGGAGAAGTTACTTATAACTGTGGAGAAGTGGGGAAGTTCGTTAGTAACTTTCAACCACCCATTAAGTCTTCCAGCTACCATTACATCTTCCACCTACCCATTAAGTGGGGAGTTACTGGGTAGTTTCAAAACTATCCATTATCTCTAACCATGATGGAAAGGTGGAAATGATGTTAAATACACTCTTATTTAGAGGATCCTCTCTCTGTCATAAAAATATAGTCTTATCCATCAAAGTTATTCATAAAGTATAAGGcaagagagagaaacaacttttgaataatgaaaacaaaaagaCTTCAGCTCAATTCAAGTCAAGATTCTGAAAATCACCATGACTGATTCAGGTATATATTCTTGAATGAATTATCATAGTAATGCATTTATGTGAAAATTATATAGTTCTACGATCAtgaataattgatagaatttaTGAATGCATAGATGATTTATGTTTTCACAATCAATAAAATTCAGACAATGATATCAAGAGTATGGTTTAAGAACTAgtgatttttcataaaattaatgttttcatTATTTGAAAATGGTAATAGGTACtattaagtaaaataattattatttttattaatataaaattttctattaattatCGTAATGTCTTTTTTAATCTCTTATTCTTAATTAGGATATTCGAAACtccaaattaaaatgaattcacatatttatattattctgTATTATTGTTATGGTGGGATGACGAtatggaaaaaagaaataattatttttattcttttattttgaatacacaaaagaaaaatgcaatacttatacatatttgattaattaagtcattttttattgaactaattatttctacatgaatgcttcattatttttatcctttttttttctttcttgtttgtcataaattagaaaaataatatttaaactggtaaaaagaatcaaatagagaaaaaaaagttgaaaatgttGGGAAGTGAAGGAGTTTGGGTGGGTGCGTGGATGAGTGGGGGAGAGGGATAGAGAGTGCCTaatcttttttgtttaattcaCTATGAGTTTCAAGATTAAGGGTTCATTTGGCCATAAGATATTGAATCCTGGTATGATATCATAATAAGTATCAAATTATGAGATGAAATCgaaattttatttagatatgcgatatgaaatttttgtgttgtatattttttcattaacaCAAAAACCttataagttataaaattattaaaataccCAATTGGTTATTCATTCTTACTAAATAgacaataatttataaaatttacataataaattattacaaagctATTTGTACTCCCTTAAGTAATCGTTTCGTCTaactttaattcaataaaaaaatcatgaattgTAGTGTGCTAGCTTTTAATATATTCTCCGACATAGTACAAATAGTCTCCTCACATTGAACTAACATTTCTCGATCATATGACCGAGAAGACGAATCATCATTTTTTTCCGAGTCATTTGTTGGTCAATATCATTCACAactatatttatatgtttatgGACCATAAAATATTCATCACTCCTTTGATAATCTAGCAAATAATTATGTTACACTGCACAAGTTATGACAATTTTCACTTGTGTTTCAATATCATAATGACTCATGTCTTGTTTCACTTGTgtataattacatatttttagtgCATTAATTTCGtaataaaatcaaacatattgGAAGTAGTGATTATTAAACATATAGTATCACCAAATTCATCCTTTTTCAGATTCAATTGCCTTAAACATTTTCATAAGTAGCCGTAAGAGAAGGTTTTTTCAttatgaaaaaactaaaaagtatTACTCCTACCGTTCTTATTAATTAACCAAATCAATTcctactttattttttatatttatcaaatttaaagtaataataaattttatgttggtgagaataataaattttaaaagtaatgatgtgattataaatttgaaatcGCATATCCAAACGCTGATTCCATCTCATATCGTGATATGGTATCTCGCATGGCTAAACCCCTACTAAGTCAATCATGTGACCTTATATATTAAgtgatttcaaattattttaacgaaaaagggcctaaaatgcCTTTAACTATTAGATTTGGTACAATATTATCTTCCACCTGATGAGTATGGTCCGTTAGACATAAGGGTATTTTTTATCCAAAAGATTGACGTGGGTATTTGGAGGTCCAAATATGAATGGAGGATAGTCATTTACCAATTCAAATAGTTGAGGGATATTTTAGACCCTTCCCCGTTacttatatcataatttttcatgtatttaGTAATGCAAAAGATTTCAACATATACCGTAAATTGACTAATGATATAATTATCCCTTTATGCCATACTTGTTATTTCAAATGGGAGGAGTAATAAAAGCACCCTTAAACTAATTGctacaaattattaatttcatctGTGAACTATTGACAGTGTTAAGAACACTTATCTACTTGATTAATTTGACTTACATATACCTCTCATCTATCACATGACATAACAAGTGATCTCAAACTCTTGAAGGAGTATGACtttataataaaaaactatGAGAGTTTGAAATCATCTTTAAATTTGATAAGAATTTAAGAATGTATTTCATTCAAGTTACAAGATCGAGAGTGTATTTATGTTAAATTAGtcacataataaatatttttaaagttatcaTTAGTTCAATAGCACTCTCTATTTCTAATACTTCAAACcaaacaatatataaaaaaaacaatgccAATATAACTATATTACGTAGTACTACCAACATTACTAACgtaaatattactaaaattcATAGTATATTTACCACGTTAATTAGCGATAAGGACATTTTTCATGATGGTGAattaatgtattaaaaaatacaaatgaaagAGTCCAATCTCACCTACTATATCTATGATTAAATAAAGGAAAACTAATTAATGTAGGGGGACAAAGCTCCAATATCTTCTGTATTTGtcgtaaaaataaaataaaatggtgaAAGCATACAAAAAAGGTTGATGAGGAAATAACGATCCTAACTCTTTTGTACGTCACCATCAACACTTATGGCTGTAATAATATCACAGAAAAAtcgatattttattttaagaaatatcaCGTGTAAATTCAATCTGAGGTGAAGAACGATTTTAAAAGGAGAGATTAAGCCGTTACTCAGTAacattttcttgttcttttcaAATCTTTGTTATCTTAATTTAATTCTTCCTTcagaaggaaaaaaatcaaattgaattaGATAAGACCAGACAGAACGAATTAGGTCAgctaatcaaaataaaatatcaattaacgCATTTTGTATGAGTTTGTCAAATATCTAACCTCTTTAGTATAAATAGTTATAGATTTATACGCTCAAGTTTCGATTAACGTAACTTTTTACTTTATAGGTATCTTCTTAGCTACCGTTTGCTAGGGGCATCCGAATCCCCTTCggcgaaaaattatattatttatatatgatgaaaaataagtttatatatatatatagtagatgtcgaacccccTTTAGCTATCTATTTCTACAAATTATGAAccccttattgaaaat contains these protein-coding regions:
- the LOC107026365 gene encoding beta-D-glucosyl crocetin beta-1,6-glucosyltransferase-like: MEKMRIVMLPYLAYGHITPFLELAKKLSNRGFSIHICSSPINLSFIKAKIPEKYSSSIHLVEIHLPNLPELPPHHHTTNGLPNHLKQTLFKTLKMTKPQLHQILSDLKPDFFIYDIMLLWSAVVASSLNIPSLRFYTVNAAIFSYFFHFYFNPGEEFPFPALYMRDYELAKMTHEVADDAEVEVDRDKVTESDKFVLVHSTKSIDGKYMDYLCGTGQAKVVPIGTESPEDGVGDVDKIDIELVKWLEKKTEHSTVYVSFGSEYFLSKEEMEEVAYGLEVSGVDFIWVVRYQKGEQVELPQGFKERIGDRGRIIEGWAPQQRILKHSSIGGFVTHCGWNSTLESIEFGVPIIAMPMLYDQPLNARLMVENGVAVEVPRDEKGNLDRVNIAEKIKHVIRDETGENLRKKMNNLGENVRSQREEEMDGVVKVIQLLIDEKKGTLSSEKS